Proteins encoded by one window of Culicoides brevitarsis isolate CSIRO-B50_1 chromosome 2, AGI_CSIRO_Cbre_v1, whole genome shotgun sequence:
- the LOC134830627 gene encoding epsilon-sarcoglycan isoform X2: MLKIFLFLAFLVHSHALNVEDVFVSELFQWKIDPNTFNWTFETLTEQFSYRCSKKGHADLPRWLNYMYSKEHHCGFLFGTPPAELAGQTVPIEIIALDELTYDTRKLTVNLMITERNPPRSYSSVIAMKIDNLNWIHIMDPGRVETLKNIFRRELWPESMADLELVFMDSAVKLGARRPINPQEREGVVVHLGSTVPFSQRLLELQEEVKPLYKMQSCSFKRTSVETLFESSGFKLDWCSFRIIEAEKTAKKQQFKHDRHNGNMSHTKIWEPLSKDDLPVRNYSDELAISIAVPGVILTLLIALLTVVLCFEHESLGEKPAPTVQMVHYSTLNNQPTTTLKSLREITPTHFVDDASIRSTSPSGSMFIDNSPLPVMRPLPPPYKSRNGGVHI, translated from the exons atgttaaaaattttccttttcctCGCATTTTTGGTGCATTCGCATGCATTAAATGTCGAAGATGTTTTCGTCTCGGAACTTTTCCAATGGAAAATCGATCCAAACACGTTCAATTGGACTTTTGAGACGCTCACCGAGCAATTTAGCTATCGTTGCAGCAAAAAAGGTCATGCAGATTTGCCGCGATGGCTCAACTACATGTACTCCAAGGAGCATCATTGCGGATTTCTCTTCGGAACACCTCCTGCCGAGCTTGCTGGTCAAACTGTGCCCATCGAGATAATCGCTTTGGATGAATTGACGTACGACACGCGAAAACTCACCGTGAATCTGATGATAACGGAACGGAATCCGCCACGAAGCTATTCCAGCGTTATCGcgatgaaaattgataatcTCAATTGGATTCACATCATGGATCCGGGACGTGTTGaaaccttgaaaaatatttttcgacgtGAATTGTGGCCCGAAAGCATGGCAGACCTGGAATTAGTCTTTATGGATTCGGCTGTGAAGTTGGGGGCACGACGCCCGATCAACCCGCAAGAGCGCGAAGGGGTCGTTGTGCATTTAGGGAGCACTGTTCCCTTTTCCCAACGACTTTTGGAGCTGCAAGAAGAAGTAAAGCCGCTTTATAAGATGCAAAGTTGCTCCTTTAAACGTACGAGTGTCGAAACTTTGTTCGAAAGTTCGGGTTTTAAATTAGATTGGTGCTCTTTTCGGATTATCGAGGCTGAAAAAACTGCCAAGAAGCAACAATTTAAACATGATCGACATAACGGGAACATGAGTCACACGAAAATTTGGGAACCCTTGAGTAAAGATGACTTGCCAGTTAGAAACTACAGTGATGAATTAGCGATTTCAATTGCTGTCCCGGGAGTCATTTTAACATTATTGATTGCTCTATTGACCGTCGTTTTGTGCTTTGAACATGAATCCTt gGGCGAAAAACCAGCTCCCACAGTTCAAATGGTTCATTACAGCACATTGAACAACCAGCCGACAACCACGTTGAAAAGTTTGCGGGAAATTACTCCAACGCATTTTGTGGATGATGCGAGTATTCGGTCAACGAGCCCATCTGGAAGCATGTTTATCGATAATAGTCCGTTGCCGGTAATGAGACCCTTGCCTCCGCCCTATAAAAGTCGCAATGGAGGGGTTCATATTTGA
- the LOC134832482 gene encoding probable G-protein coupled receptor Mth-like 1 has protein sequence MELARKKCKRVLIVFLIVVTSCFVVDTAAAVKEKKVYVRKCCRIGEYFDAKTYGCLPSLDGDPKKIHLPKIYLIQRKDLWNNSETLPKHMTLLEDERPATCHTPIVLSKDYLLLSNGSLALHSLNAWIQPEDFCVDRDLALVCTREAKDPANLSRKPRTDALRKCCAPNMVYVSMNKTCAFLPDVKPMVFESDMYDLIYTFPECTENIYAIIGEFDGRNLINNTKLGYKIHGDQILTSQQFCVESTYQDAVLQKNHLFTCSEHVSVALEEKTMDDMQTRFAIYSVGLFISAGFLAATLIIGFLTPSNHHIMHWKCQTYYIACLLVGEILLAATQLMKSGTGGWGCFTMAICMHFFFLAAFFWLNTMCFNIWWTFRDLRPTSMERRQENFRLHLYNIYAWGFPTIITGIGLILDSLKANNVIRPHFAEQKCWFSGESEIFVYFFLPIGILLCINLLLFAITTRQLTCGLWKRDDVKSTTERAALGRVCMKLVIVMGITWIADVLSWAIGGPHHIWYVTDIINALQGVFIFIVVASQPQVQIALRRLCCAKSRKAATNTTNGPQHSSSSHGLPSVNEASTQHTNTNSKVPNETAC, from the exons ATGGAGTTGGCCCGGAAAAAGTGCAAAAGAGTCttgatagtttttttaattgtggTAACATCATGTTTCGTCGTCGatacagcagcagcagtaaaagaaaagaaag tgtATGTGAGAAAATGCTGTCGCATCGGCGAATACTTTGACGCAAAGACTTACGGATGTCTCCCAAGCCTGGATGGcgacccaaaaaaaattcacttaccCAAAATTTACTTGATCCAGAGGAAAGATCTCTGGAATAACTCCGAAACGCTCCCGAAGCACATGACGCTGCTCGAAGATGAACGTCCCGCAACGTGCCACACTCCCATCGTCTTGTCCAAAGATTATCTCCTTCTGTCAAACGGTTCCTTGGCTCTTCATTCGCTCAATGCCTGGATCCAGCCCGAAGATTTCTGCGTCGATCGCGATTTGGCGCTCGTTTGTACGCGCGAAGCGAAAGATCCGGCAAATTTGTCGCGCAAACCGCGAACTGACGCCTTACGAAAATGCTGCGCTCCGAACATGGTGTACGTGAGCATGAATAAAACGTGCGCCTTTTTGCCGGATGTCAAACCGATGGTCTTCGAAAGTGACATGTATGACCTCATCTACACATTTCCCGAGTGCACGGAGAACATCTACGCGATTATCGGCGAATTTGACggcagaaatttaattaataacacGAAGCTGGGGTACAAAATTCATGGCGATCAGATACTCACGTCGCAACAATTTTGCGTGGAAAGTACGTACCAAGACGCAGTTTTGcagaaaaatcatctttttacGTGTTCGGAGCATGTTTCTGTCGCGCTCGAGGAGAAAACCATGGATGACATGCAAACAAGATTTGCGATTTATTCTGTGGGGCTTTTCATATCGGCGGGATTTTTGGCGGCAACGTTgattattggatttttgactccGAGCAATCATCACATAATGCATTGGAAGTGTCAAACGTATTACATCGCGTGTTTGTTGGTTGGAGAAATTCTGTTGGCAGCAACGCAATTGATGAAAAGCGGTACCGGAGGCTGGGGATGCTTCACGATGGCGATTTGCATGCACTTTTTCTTCTTGGCGGCGTTTTTCTGGCTGAATACGATGTGTTTTAATATTTGGTGGACCttcag gGATCTCCGTCCTACAAGCATGGAACGACGACAGGAAAACTTCCGTTTGCACCTTTACAACATCTACGCATGGGGATTTCCGACAATAATTACCGGAATCGGGCTCATTCTTGACTCGTTAAAAGCCAACAACGTCATCCGTCCTCATTTCGCCGAGCAAAAATGTTGGTTCTCGGGCGAATCCGAGATTTTCGTCTACTTTTTCCTACCGATCGGTATTCTACTTTGCATTAATTTGCTCCTTTTTGCCATAACAACGCGACAACTCACCTGCGGATTGTGGAAACGCGATGATGTCAAGTCAACTACCGAACGTGCAGCTTTAGGACGAGTTTGCATGAAGCTCGTTATCGTTATGGGCATCACGTGGATCGCTGACGTGCTTTCGTGGGCAATCGGAGGTCCGCATCACATTTGGTACGTCACGGATATCATCAATGCGCTACAAGgcgtttttattttcatcgttGTAGCGAGTCAACCacaa gtacaaATCGCTCTTCGACGCCTCTGTTGCGCCAAATCCCGCAAAGCAGCTACAAATACCACCAATGGACCGCAACACAGCTCCTCAAGTCATGGACTGCCATCCGTTAACGAGGCTTCCAcacaacacacaaacacaaattCAAAAGTACCTAACGAGACTGCTTGTTAA
- the LOC134832261 gene encoding ER membrane protein complex subunit 3, which yields MAELLIDPAIRVWVFLPIVLITFLVGILRHYTSILVSSQKKVELTQIQDSQAMIRARMLRENGKYLKYQSFEMRRHFFNNEETGYFKTQKRAPQGPNSTAMLTDVVKGNFINVLPMVVIGGWINWMFSGFVTTKVPFPLTLRFKPMLQRGVELASLDAAWVSSASWYFLNVFGLRNIYTLVLGENNAADQTQTMQDQMSGAASSMPQDSKAAFKAEWEALEITEYNYALQNVEAELCVKEGINGGQSAHQNNIK from the exons ATGGCAGAGCTCCTAATTGATCCCGCAATTCGTGTATGGGTCTTCCTGCCCATCGTGCTGATTACCTTTTTGGTAGGAATTTTGCGGCATTACACGTCGATTCTGGTTTCGTCGCAGAAAAAAGTCGAATTAACACAAATTCAAGACAG tcaagcGATGATCCGTGCTCGAATGTTGCgggaaaatggaaaatatttaaagtaccAAAGCTTTGAGATGCGACGACATTTCTTCAATAACGAGGAAACGGGGTATTTcaagacacaaaaaagagCTCCGCAAGGTCCCAATTCGACGGCAATGCTCACGGATGTCGTCAAGgggaattttattaatgtgtTGCCGATGGTTGTGATTGGCGGATGGATTAATTGGATGTTTTCGGGCTTTGTGACGACAAAAGTTCCGTTCCCGCTGACTCTTCGGTTCAAACCCATGTTGCAACGAGGCGTCGAATTGGCGTCTTTAGATGCGGCTTGGGTCTCGTCAGCTTCGTGGTACTTTTTGAACGTCTTTGGGCTGCGAAATATTTACACTTTAGTCCTTGGAGAAAATAATG ctGCCGATCAAACCCAAACAATGCAAGACCAAATGTCGGGAGCAGCAAGTTCCATGCCACAAGACTCCAAAGCCGCATTTAAGGCGGAATGGGAAGCTCTCGAGATCACCGAGTACAATTATGCGCTGCAAAATGTCGAGGCAGAGTTGTGTGTGAAGGAGGGCATCAATGGAGGGCAAAGCGCCCatcaaaataacattaaataa
- the LOC134832257 gene encoding cell division cycle protein 23 homolog, producing MIQNDIFAINIAQVKQDIHIGIQECQKRGLAQSTKFLAELNHGLQLPATTQNQAPTLNPYAGIADSELDNYLIARSYVDCREYERAAHFTQNCESPVPKFVHLYSSYLAKEKKKLDDMVETSAVNGANHVKDLSELLNTLKSEYNEKNLDGYGLYLYGVVLKKLDLHQMAVQVFLESIHKEPILWASWLELSPLISDKDKLMSMNLPNHWMKYFFLAYTLVELFLNDEALKMYEDLKTAGFGKCLYIISQCAIAFHNKREVDKAIDIFKEILTVDPFRLENLDIYSNLLFVKDQKQEIAVLAHRAAEINKYRPETCCVIGNYYGIRQDHQKAVIYFQRALKLNPRYLSAWTLMGHEFMEMKNTNAAIQSYRQAVEVNRRDFRAWYGLGQAYEILKMPFYSYYYYKTAQQLRPYDSRMLVALGEIYEKLHKDQNALKCYDCAHKVGDIEGNAIFKKAQLHDKLEEKQNAFNSFLTFLADERSVNDKSSLCTALMYVANYYFFTLSNLDEAAFYANRCLEYDEAKNEAQALLNQIANMRDSQTKTKKPAVAVTAAAASNNDTITSEVNMDESSMIIEDMDEGGSSMPTNAILSQMVDELTDDNNSMLDLMSFPDEQGR from the coding sequence ATGATCCAAAACGATATTTTCGCCATAAATATCGCACAGGTGAAGCAGGACATTCACATCGGCATCCAAGAATGCCAAAAACGAGGCTTGGCGCAGTCAACAAAGTTCCTTGCCGAACTAAATCACGGCCTGCAACTCCCGGCAACGACTCAAAATCAAGCGCCCACTCTCAATCCGTATGCCGGCATTGCCGATTCCGAGCTGGATAACTATCTGATCGCTCGCAGCTACGTGGATTGCCGCGAATACGAACGCGCCGCTCATTTCACGCAAAATTGCGAAAGTCCCGTGCCGAAATTCGTGCATTTGTACTCGTCGTATCTGGCAAAGGAGAAGAAAAAGTTGGATGACATGGTCGAAACGTCGGCAGTTAATGGCGCAAATCACGTCAAAGACCTCTCGGAGCTCCTGAACACGCTGAAAAGTGAATATAACGAGAAAAATCTGGACGGGTACGGGCTTTATTTGTACGGCGTGGTGCTAAAAAAGTTGGATTTGCATCAAATGGCTGTCCAGGTATTTCTGGAATCGATTCATAAGGAGCCAATTTTGTGGGCGTCGTGGTTGGAATTGTCTCCCCTCATCTCGGACAAGGATAAATTGATGAGTATGAACTTGCCGAACCATTGGATGAAGTATTTTTTCTTGGCTTATACCTTGGTTGAGCTCTTTTTGAACGACGAAGCTTTGAAAATGTACGAAGATCTCAAAACGGCGGGCTTTGGCAAATGTTTGTACATTATTTCGCAATGCGCCATTGCCTTTCATAACAAAAGGGAAGTCGACAAAGCCATCGATatcttcaaagaaattttaactgTCGATCCTTTCCGCTTGGAAAATCTCGATATTTACTCGAATTTGCTCTTCGTGAAGGACCAAAAGCAAGAAATTGCCGTTTTAGCACATCGCGCCGCCGAAATCAACAAATATCGACCCGAAACGTGCTGTGTCATCGGCAATTATTACGGGATTCGACAAGATCATCAAAAGGctgtcatttattttcaacgcGCCCTGAAGCTCAATCCTCGTTATTTGTCGGCATGGACCCTCATGGGACACGAATTTATGGAAATGAAGAACACAAATGCCGCCATTCAAAGTTATCGTCAAGCTGTCGAAGTAAATCGACGTGATTTTAGGGCTTGGTATGGGTTGGGACAGGCATACGAGATCCTTAAGATGCCATTTtacagttattattattacaaaactgCCCAGCAGCTGAGACCGTATGACAGTCGGATGTTGGTTGCCCTTGgagaaatttacgaaaaacttcataaagatcaaaatgcgctcaaatgTTACGATTGTGCCCATAAAGTAGGCGACATCGAGGGAAATGCAATCTTCAAAAAGGCTCAGTTGCACGATAAATTGGAGGAAAAGCAAAACGCTTTTAATTCTTTCCTCACTTTTCTCGCGGATGAACGTTCCGTCAACGATAAATCGTCACTTTGCACCGCGCTGATGTACGTCGCCAATTATTACTTCTTTACGCTCTCGAATCTCGATGAGGCGGCTTTTTATGCGAATCGCTGTTTGGAATACGACGAAGCCAAGAACGAAGCGCAAGCGTTACTCAATCAAATTGCGAATATGCGAGACTCGCAAACGAAGACGAAAAAGCCGGCAGTGGCAGTTACAGCGGCAGCAGCAAGTAACAACGACACGATCACGAGTGAAGTCAATATGGATGAGTCGAGTATGATTATTGAGGATATGGATGAGGGAGGCAGTTCGATGCCCACAAATGCGATTTTGAGTCAGATGGTTGATGAGCTGACCGATGATAATAACTCGATGTTGGATTTGATGTCGTTCCCCGATGAACAAGGAAGATAa
- the LOC134832260 gene encoding ubinuclein-2: MTDLMKTPSLDVKKSSKKEATRRTIRLEVKLFEPTKDTFPRYNVGKLKEKYLKKKKESDTENTMLLIDDTASASAPSFSDHENDDVARLAKKFEEKYGNAYEMADKGAGYDENDSFIDNTEAFDEVLTSDTPCGGFYINSGPLKFDEKKDSNGNPNTSKAEKSSGGMKKRLSLSSNESDMEEEPAGEKKKPKKNKMKKQKQKEAPEPSKSTGKEFAIKDILRIQRDNFLKTKTESPKTHKNRIVSDDDESDADSVALSESDSDSDVKFVDTPTCPSDLPEDVQQKINEFQSLADGKTGDQVLMHPELYQILSDIEGSSTLPRDKKISIKNFLSSVCSCQELYRKVQKERPWDTSVTPMETDTAAISEPQAQKSTSIVDLCSSSIIDSS, translated from the coding sequence atgACTGACTTGATGAAAACCCCCTCATTGGATGtgaaaaaatcctcaaaaaaggAAGCAACTCGTCGCACGATCCGGTTAGAAGTGAAATTGTTCGAGCCGACGAAAGATACGTTCCCGCGATACAACGTAGGGAAGCTCAAGgagaaatatttgaagaaaaagaaggaatCTGACACGGAAAACACAATGTTGCTGATAGACGATACCGCATCCGCTTCAGCTCCATCATTTTCGGACCACGAGAATGACGATGTCGCGCGTTTGGCGAAGAAATTCGAGGAAAAATACGGAAATGCGTACGAAATGGCAGATAAAGGCGCTGGATATGACGAAAATGACTCGTTTATCGACAATACCGAAGCTTTTGATGAGGTTCTGACGAGCGATACGCCCTGCGGAGGCTTTTACATCAACAGTGGCCCTTTGAAATTCGACGAAAAGAAGGATTCAAACGGAAATCCCAACACTTCAAAGGCAGAAAAATCTTCTGGCGGCATGAAAAAACGTCTCAGCTTGTCGTCGAACGAAAGTGACATGGAAGAAGAGCCCGCGGGCGAGAAGAAAAAGcccaaaaagaacaaaatgaaGAAGCAAAAGCAAAAAGAAGCCCCTGAACCTTCGAAATCCACGGGAAAAGAATTCGCCATTAAGGATATTTTACGCATCCAACGcgataatttcttgaaaacgAAGACTGAGAGcccaaaaacacacaaaaaccgCATAGTTTCGGACGACGACGAGTCAGATGCGGATTCGGTAGCTCTTTCGGAGTCCGATAGCGATAGCGACGTAAAATTCGTTGATACCCCGACATGCCCATCAGACCTCCCCGAGGATGTACAGCAGAAAATTAACGAATTTCAGTCGTTGGCTGACGGAAAAACGGGCGATCAAGTCCTTATGCATCCGGAACTTTACCAAATTTTGTCAGATATTGAAGGTTCCTCGACTTTGCCACGCgacaagaaaatttccatcaaaaatttcctcagtAGTGTTTGTTCGTGTCAAGAATTGTACCGAAAAGTGCAGAAAGAACGTCCTTGGGACACGAGTGTCACGCCGATGGAGACAGATACGGCGGCAATTTCAGAGCCGCAAGCCCAAAAAAGTACTTCAATCGTCGATTTGTGCTCGAGCAGCATCATCGATAGCTCGTAA
- the LOC134832258 gene encoding gastrula zinc finger protein XlCGF52.1-like, producing the protein MNEIYSQCRTCLTSLTSEMDLVDLFDGRMLHLVINEFVPSILISKDDGFSQHICYGCLEEIHRLSQFRLKCEESSKKLTKIYEISKLDLIEDEKLPKIQPETHKKLHCESCNDKFEDVNELSRHIETHNCHSSRKCELCCITFCSKKSQRRHYLTANHLSKTGNYKNEAISGNKFRRHACHLCPRAYSRADHLKDHLRTHETPVSDAKFQCDICRKCYSIKSVLKEHILSQHLGIGKCLCSFCGKEFTSQANLKQHLLRHTQTKAFQCPDCPKAFISKGELKTHLRSHTGARPFVCSDCGKGFSMSYSLLKHKRIHTGERPYICSYCNKAFKILETLKIHTRIHTGEKPYLCSFCQRAFTQKNDMIKHERIHRDQRLYGCTICGKRFIQLSTLKTHIKGVHKGESLVFASTPSQDVI; encoded by the exons atgaatgaaatttactcACAATGTCGAACTTGTTTGACTTCTCTTACCTCGGAAATGGATTTAGTTGACCTTTTTGACGGTCGGATGTTGCATTTAGTGATAAATGAGTTCGTTCCAAGTATTTTG atttccaAAGATGATGGATTTTCTCAACACATTTGCTATGGATGTCTCGAAGAAATTCATCGATTGTCTCAATTTCGCCTAAAATGTGAAGaaagtagcaaaaaattaacgaaaatttatgaaattagcaaattagatttaatagaagatgaaaaattaccaaaaattcaaCCGGAAACGCATAAAAAGCTTCATTGTGAGAGTTGTAATGACAAATTCGAAGATGTTAATGAGCTTTCGAGACACATTGAGACCCACAATTGTCACTCAAGTCGTAAATGTGAGCTTTGTTGCATCAccttttgttcgaaaaagtcTCAACGGAGACACTATCTCACCGCGAATCATCTCTCAAAGACaggaaattacaaaaatgaaGCAATTTCAGGCAACAAATTCCGTCGTCATGCCTGTCATCTCTGCCCAAGAGCCTATTCTCGTGCCGATCACTTGAAAGATCATCTCCGCACACACGAAACTCCTGTTTCGGATGCCAAATTTCAGTGTGATATCTGTCGAAAGTGCTACAGCATCAAATCCGTGTTAAAGGAGCACATTTTGAGTCAACATCTGGGCATCGGAAAGTGTCTTTGTAGCTTTTGTGGCAAGGAATTCACGTCGCAGGCGAATCTCAAGCAACATTTATTGCGACACACGCAAACGAAAGCCTTTCAATGTCCCGATTGTCCGAAGGCGTTCATCAGCAAAGGCGAGTTAAAGACACATTTGAGGTCTCATACGGGAGCGAGACCGTTTGTTTGCAGCGATTGTGGCAAGGGATTCAGTATGAGTTATTCCCTGTTGAAACATAAAAGGATTCACACTGGCGAGAGACCATATATTTGCAGTTATTGCAATAAAGCGTTCAAAATATTGGAGACTTTGAAGATTCACACGAGGATTCATACGGGAGAGAAACCGTATTTGTGCAGTTTTTGCCAAAGAGCTTTTACGCAG aaaaacgaCATGATAAAACACGAAAGAATCCACCGAGATCAACGTTTATATGGCTGTACGATATGCGGAAAGCGTTTCATCCAACTTTCAACCCTCAAAACTCACATAAAAGGAGTCCACAAAGGAGAATCGCTTGTTTTTGCATCGACCCCATCACAAGACGTCATTTAA
- the LOC134830627 gene encoding epsilon-sarcoglycan isoform X1 codes for MLKIFLFLAFLVHSHALNVEDVFVSELFQWKIDPNTFNWTFETLTEQFSYRCSKKGHADLPRWLNYMYSKEHHCGFLFGTPPAELAGQTVPIEIIALDELTYDTRKLTVNLMITERNPPRSYSSVIAMKIDNLNWIHIMDPGRVETLKNIFRRELWPESMADLELVFMDSAVKLGARRPINPQEREGVVVHLGSTVPFSQRLLELQEEVKPLYKMQSCSFKRTSVETLFESSGFKLDWCSFRIIEAEKTAKKQQFKHDRHNGNMSHTKIWEPLSKDDLPVRNYSDELAISIAVPGVILTLLIALLTVVLCFEHESLKDEASEEFFEGLFDICLDFFRGEKPAPTVQMVHYSTLNNQPTTTLKSLREITPTHFVDDASIRSTSPSGSMFIDNSPLPVMRPLPPPYKSRNGGVHI; via the exons atgttaaaaattttccttttcctCGCATTTTTGGTGCATTCGCATGCATTAAATGTCGAAGATGTTTTCGTCTCGGAACTTTTCCAATGGAAAATCGATCCAAACACGTTCAATTGGACTTTTGAGACGCTCACCGAGCAATTTAGCTATCGTTGCAGCAAAAAAGGTCATGCAGATTTGCCGCGATGGCTCAACTACATGTACTCCAAGGAGCATCATTGCGGATTTCTCTTCGGAACACCTCCTGCCGAGCTTGCTGGTCAAACTGTGCCCATCGAGATAATCGCTTTGGATGAATTGACGTACGACACGCGAAAACTCACCGTGAATCTGATGATAACGGAACGGAATCCGCCACGAAGCTATTCCAGCGTTATCGcgatgaaaattgataatcTCAATTGGATTCACATCATGGATCCGGGACGTGTTGaaaccttgaaaaatatttttcgacgtGAATTGTGGCCCGAAAGCATGGCAGACCTGGAATTAGTCTTTATGGATTCGGCTGTGAAGTTGGGGGCACGACGCCCGATCAACCCGCAAGAGCGCGAAGGGGTCGTTGTGCATTTAGGGAGCACTGTTCCCTTTTCCCAACGACTTTTGGAGCTGCAAGAAGAAGTAAAGCCGCTTTATAAGATGCAAAGTTGCTCCTTTAAACGTACGAGTGTCGAAACTTTGTTCGAAAGTTCGGGTTTTAAATTAGATTGGTGCTCTTTTCGGATTATCGAGGCTGAAAAAACTGCCAAGAAGCAACAATTTAAACATGATCGACATAACGGGAACATGAGTCACACGAAAATTTGGGAACCCTTGAGTAAAGATGACTTGCCAGTTAGAAACTACAGTGATGAATTAGCGATTTCAATTGCTGTCCCGGGAGTCATTTTAACATTATTGATTGCTCTATTGACCGTCGTTTTGTGCTTTGAACATGAATCCTt GAAAGATGAAGCCTCCGAAGAATTTTTCGAAGgactttttgatatttgtcttgatttttttag gGGCGAAAAACCAGCTCCCACAGTTCAAATGGTTCATTACAGCACATTGAACAACCAGCCGACAACCACGTTGAAAAGTTTGCGGGAAATTACTCCAACGCATTTTGTGGATGATGCGAGTATTCGGTCAACGAGCCCATCTGGAAGCATGTTTATCGATAATAGTCCGTTGCCGGTAATGAGACCCTTGCCTCCGCCCTATAAAAGTCGCAATGGAGGGGTTCATATTTGA
- the LOC134829900 gene encoding trypsin II-P29-like, whose amino-acid sequence MKFSVLILTALAFCSAQAKSVSRIVGGTNAKPHSIPYQVSIQKWQQHYCGGSVLNNYWVLTAGHCQDDDIDDIKVVGGAHDLNNKNGNEQERSIELFNKHEDYPGGTKPNDIAIIKLAEPFDLNEYVQQIGLMSSGSATGKGLASGWGTNVADDPNPKPYPILQKAYLEIHSQEKCHKLWPGDDYTDKQICAGPIDSDVPAVCSGDSGGPIVITSDGDKLLAGIASWASVPCGQAPGVFTFVPSFIDWIQEQIENNS is encoded by the exons ATGaagttttcagttttaattttgacggCACTTGCCTTCTGTTCAGCTCAAGCTAAATCCGTTAGTCGTATTGTTGGCGGAACAAATGCTAAGCCACATTCAATTCCGTATCAA gtCAGTATTCAAAAATGGCAACAACATTACTGCGGCGGAAGTGTTTTAAACAACT aTTGGGTTCTTACTGCTGGGCATTGTCAAGACGATGATATCGATGACATCAAAGTCGTTGGAGGTGCTCACgatttgaacaacaaaaacggAAACGAACAAGAACGTTCAAtcgaattatttaacaaacacGAAGACTATCCAGGAGGCACAAAACCCAACGATATTGCCATCATCAAACTCGCCGAACCTTTTGACTTGAACGAATATGTGCAACAAATTGGATTGATGTCGTCAGGTTCAGCTACAGGCAAAGGATTGGCAAGCGGATGGGGTACCAATGTCGCTGACGATCCAAATCCAAAACCTTATccaattttacaaaaagctTATTTGGAAATCCATTCGcaagaaaaatgtcacaaactTTGGCCCGGAGATGATTATACTGATAAACAAATTTGTGCGGGACCTATTGATAGCGATGTTCCAGCTGTGTGCAG CGGTGACTCGGGCGGTCCAATTGTCATTACATCTGATGGCGATAAGTTACTTGCTGGAATTGCTTCATGGGCTTCCGTACCTTGCGGACAAGCTCCCGGAGTTTTTACCTTTGTACCGTCATTTATTGATTGGATTCAAgaacaaattgaaaataattcttaa